One stretch of Clupea harengus unplaced genomic scaffold, Ch_v2.0.2, whole genome shotgun sequence DNA includes these proteins:
- the ro60 gene encoding 60 kDa SS-A/Ro ribonucleoprotein, producing MDSAECTTEGQSGSGEPSHNSFGGHGVDATNLYRLRRFLCYGSEGATYNTREPSLGMECALTLIQLLEDGKGCEVVEEIRRFAQDGRAVRSNPALFALAVCSQHSDAKTKQAAFRALKDLCHVPSHLFSFIQFKKELKDGMKCGMWGRGLRKAVSDWYNNQDPIVLVQAVTKCKHRAGWSHQDLLRLSHMKPANEAIALINKYITKGWKEVQVAYADKENSEDVVKVLTYLEAVEKAKHSTDEVEVIHLIEEHRLEREQILTNHLKSKEIWRALLKDMPLAALFRHLGKMAADKVLAPGSADVAAVCERIRNETALKKSKLHPFNILLATENYKRGHGNKSKLKWEPDGHIIQALDFAFYQCFKNVEPTGKRFVIGVDVSASLSSTALGSSVSAATAAAVMSMVITRTENDAQVLVFSEGNVTPIVLSADMSVMQVTAELVKIPDGSTDCALPILWASESERHVDVFLILTNNETWFGKANPTEALKMYRQKMGVFSKLVVCGMTTTGLSVADPDDRDMLDLCGFDSRAVDVIHNFVLDLI from the exons ATGGATTCAGCTGAGTGCACTACTGAAGGTCAGTCTGGATCTGGGGAGCCGTCGCATAACTCCTTCGGTGGTCACGGAGTGGATGCTACGAACCTCTACCGGCTTCGCCGGTTTTTGTGTTATGGGTCGGAGGGGGCTACATATAACACCAGGGAGCCATCACTCGGCATGGAATGCGCGTTGACCTTAATCCAGCTCTTGGAAGATGGCAAGGGTTGTGAGGTTGTGGAGGAAATACGCAGGTTTGCACAGGACGGGAGAGCTGTCCGCTCAAACCCTGCCCTGTTCGCGTTGGCCGTCTGCTCACAGCACTCGGACGCAAAGACGAAGCAGGCGGCCTTCCGGGCCTTGAAGGACCTATGTCACGTCCCAAGCCACCTGTTCTCGTTCATTCAGTTCAAGAAGGAATTGAAAGACGGAATGAAGTGTGGAATGTGGGGTCGTGGCCTGCGTAAAGCTGTGTCAGATTGGTACAACAACCAGGACCCAATAGTTCTTGTTCAGGCAGTGACCAAATGCAAACATAGGGCAGGTTGGTCACACCAGGATCTCCTGAGACTCTCACATATGAAGCCAGCCAATGAAG CTATTGCGCTGATTAATAAGTACATAACTAAAGGGTGGAAAGAGGTTCAGGTGGCATATGCTGACAAAGAAAACTCTGAGGATGTTGTCAAAGTCTTGACATACCTAGAGGCTGTGGAGAAGGCCAAGCACTCAACTGACGAGGTAGAGGTGATTCATCTGATTGAGGAGCATAGGCTGGAGCGGGAACAGATCCTCACAAACCATCTGAAGTCCAAAGAG ATATGGAGAGCTTTGTTGAAAGACATGCCACTGGCTGCACTATTCCGGCATTTGGGAAAGATGGCCGCTGACAAGGTTCTTGCCCCAGGAAGTGCAGATGTTGCAGCAGTTTGTGAGAGGATTCGGAATGAAACTGCTCTGAAAAAG TCAAAGTTGCATCCATTCAACATCTTGCTGGCAACAGAAAACTACAAGAGAGGTCACGGCAACAAAAGTAAACTTAAGTGGGAGCCAGATGGACACATAATTCAAGCTCTGGACTTTGCCTTTTACCAGTGTTTTAAG AACGTGGAGCCCACAGGGAAGCGGTTTGTGATTGGGGTGGACGTGAGCGCATCGCTGAGCAGCACTGCCCTGGGGAGCTCTGTCAGTGCTGCCACGGCAGCTGCCGTCATGAGCATG GTTATCACACGGACAGAGAACGATGCTCAGGTTTTGGTGTTCTCTGAGGGAAATGTCACTCCCATCGTCCTCTCTGCTGATATGTCTGTTATGCAGGTTACGGCAGAACTGGTCAAG ATCCCTGATGGAAGCACAGACTGCGCACTGCCCATCCTTTGGGcctcagagagcgagagacatgTGGATGTGTTCCTCATCTTAACCAACAATGAGACCTGGTTTGGAAAGGCCAATCCTACGGAAGCTCTAAAGATGTACAGACAA AAAATGGGCGTCTTTTCAAAGTTAGTTGTGTGTGGAATGACGACCACGGGTCTCTCGGTGGCCGACCCAGATGACCGGGACATGCTGGACCTCTGTGGCTTTGACTCCAGGGCGGTGGATGTCATCCATAACTTTGTTCTGGATCTCATATGA
- the LOC122130965 gene encoding regulator of G-protein signaling 21-like, whose translation MDFVLFGDDTTSVFSPRYKRMMHKTWKPRIHIHLQSQAQKAIQKKVKGPAAADLDLWTKSLLYLLSDQNGQMAFKTFLKSEFCEENLEFWLACEEFKCTKSKDILTSTAIGIYEQFIRTDSPKQINLDFHTRERITQSLQHPTTSCFVVAQRKIYHLMENDAYPRFIQSDFYKELHAAASKGAKKNHRRVLH comes from the exons ATGGATTTTGTGCTGTTTGGAGATGATACAACTTCAGTGTTTTCTCCTCGCTATAAACGAATGAT GCACAAAACATGGAAACCCAGGATTCACATCCATCTACAAAGTCAAGCACAAAAAGCAATACAAAAGAAGGTCAAAGG GCCAGCTGCTGCTGATTTGGACCTCTGGACTAAATCTCTTCTGTACCTTTTGTCTGATCAGA ATGGACAAATGGCATTCAAAACATTTTTGAAGTCAGAGTTCTGTGAAGAGAATTTAGAGTTCTGGCTCGCCTGTGAGGAATTTAAATGCACTAAGTCAAAAGACATACTGACTTCCACAGCCATTGGCATTTATGAACAATTCATCAGAACAGACTCTCCAAAACAG ATTAACTTGGATTTTCACACAAGAGAACGTATCACGCAGAGCCTCCAGCATCCTACCACATCCTGCTTTGTTGTGGCACAGAGGAAAATATATCACCTGATGGAGAACGATGCCTACCCTCGTTTCATCCAGTCAGACTTTTACAAAGAACTACACGCTGCAGCCTCCAAAGGAGCCAAAAAGAATCACAGGAGAGTTCTGCATTAA
- the LOC122130962 gene encoding regulator of G-protein signaling 21-like, with the protein MPWLIVSSSQQENIRIMSRNEKRGQNKTKDLKKQLNCRGKLHPGETLLWSQSLENLLKSKYGMAAFQVFLKSEFSNENIEFWLICDEYKKIRTSSRLTSRAKKIFESYIEANAPKEINIDHQTRDIIRQNLKSPNMSCFDEAQRIVYSLMEKDSYPRFLRSDIYNSLIASV; encoded by the exons atgCCCTGGTTGATAGTCTCTTCAAGCCAACAGGAAAACATAAGGATCATGAGCAGAAATGAGAAACGGGGCCAGAATAA AACTAAGGACCTCAAGAAGCAATTAAACTGCAGAGGAAA ACTTCATCCTGGTGAAACTCTTCTGTGGTCCCAATCACTAGAGAATCTGCTGAAATCTAAAT ACGGAATGGCAGCTTTTCAGGTATTCCTCAAGTCAGAGTTCAGCAATGAGAATATTGAGTTTTGGCTGATCTGTGACGAATACAAAAAAATCAGGACTTCATCCAGACTCACATCAAGGGCCAAGAAGATATTTGAGAGTTACATTGAAGCTAACGCTCCAAAAGAG atTAACATTGACCATCAGACCAGAGACATCATCAGGCAAAATTTGAAGTCACCCAACATGTCCTGTTTTGATGAGGCACAGAGGATTGTGTACAGCCTCATGGAGAAGGACTCTTACCCCAGGTTCCTCCGCTCTGACATTTACAACTCTCTGATCGCTTCAGTCTGA